A genome region from Panthera leo isolate Ple1 chromosome A2, P.leo_Ple1_pat1.1, whole genome shotgun sequence includes the following:
- the WDR6 gene encoding WD repeat-containing protein 6 isoform X2, whose amino-acid sequence MLTSELQGRSFWKSRGVLLWPQGEGPDVLVYSLDFGGHLRMMKRVQNLLGHYLIHGFRVRPEPNGDLDSEAMVAVFGSKGLRVVKVSWGQGRFRELWRSGLWNMSDWIWDARWLEGNIALALGHNSVVLYDPVVGCMLQEVPCTDRCTLSSACLIGDTWKELTIVAGAVSNQLLVWYPAAALIDNKPVAPDRRVSGHVGVIFSMSYLESKGLLATASEDRSVRIWKVGDLRVPGGRVQNIGHCFGHSARVWQVKLLENYLISAGEDCVCLVWSHEGEILQAFRGHQGRGIRALAAHERQAWVVTGGDDSGIRLWHLVGRGYPGSGVSALCFKSRSRPGTLKAVTLAGSWRLLAVTDTGVLYLYDFEVKCWEQLLEDKRFQSYCLLEAAPGPEGFGLCAMANGEGRVKVVPINTPTAAVDLTLFCGKVHSLSWALRGYEELLLLASGPGGVVACLEISAAPSGKAIFVKERCRYLLPPSKQRWHTCSAFLPPGDFLVCGDRRGSVLLFPSRPALLKDLGIGGKAGAVTGALEAGSGSGGDETEWGPVSTLPSLHGKQGVTSVTCHGGYVYTTGRDGAYYQLFVRGGQLQPVLRQKSCRGMNWVAGLRMMADGSMVILGFHANEFVVWSPRSHEKLHIVNCGGGHRSWAFSDTEAAMAFAYLKDGDVMLYRALGGCTRPHVILRESLHGREITCVKRVGTITLGPEFEMPSFMQPDYLEPGSEGPGLTDIVITCSEDTTVCVLALPTATGSAHALTAVCNHVSSVRALAVWGIGTPGGPQDPRPGLTAHVVSAGGRAEMHCFSIMVTPDPSTPSRLACHVMHLSSHRLDEYWDRQRNRHRMIKVDPETRYMSLAICELDRPGLGPLVAAACSDGAVRLFLLQDSGRRLQLLAETFHHKRCVLKVHSFTHEAPNQRRRLFLCSAATDGSLAFWDLTTVLDHGSTALEPPTDPGLPYRLGTPCLTLQAHSCGVNSLHTLPTREGQLVASGSEDGSLHVFVLAVEAPELEEAAGGAELVPQLHVLEEYSVPCAHAAHVTGLKILSPSLMVSASIDQRLTFWRLGHGEPTFMNSTVYHVPDVADMDCWPVSPEFGHRCALGGQGLEVYNWYD is encoded by the exons ATGCTCACATCTGAGCTTCAAGGAAGAAGTTTCTGGAAATCCAGAGGCGTTCTGCTGTGGCCCCAAG GTGAGGGGCCAGATGTCCTGGTGTACAGCCTCGATTTTGGTGGCCATCTGCGGATGATGAAGCgcgtgcagaacctgcttggccACTATCTTATCCATGGGTTCCGGGTGCGACCAGAACCAAACGGAGACCTTGACTCGGAGGCTATGGTGGCTGTGTTTGGGAGCAAGGGACTCCGAGTTGTGAAAGTTAGCTGGGGACAGGGCCGCTTCCGGGAGCTCTGGCGCTCTGGCCTATGGAACATGTCTGACTGGATCTGGGATGCACGTTGGCTTGAGGGGAACATAGCCTTGGCCCTGGGCCATAACTCAGTAGTGCTATACGACCCTGTGGTAGGGTGCATGCTGCAGGAGGTGCCCTGCACAGACAGGTGCACCCTCTCCTCAGCCTGTCTGATCGGAGACACCTGGAAGGAGCTGACCATAGTGGCAGGTGCTGTTTCCAATCAGCTCCTTGTCTGGTACCCAGCAGCTGCCTTAATAGATAATAAGCCTGTGGCCCCTGACCGACGGGTCAGTGGGCATGTGGGTGTCATCTTCAGCATGTCGTACCTGGAAAGTAAAGGCTTGTTGGCCACAGCTTCAGAAGACCGAAGTGTCCGCATCTGGAAGGTGGGTGACCTGCGGGTGCCTGGGGGTCGGGTACAGAATATTGGGCACTGCTTTGGGCACAGTGCCCGTGTGTGGCAGGTCAAGCTACTAGAGAATTACCTTATCAGTGCTGGAGAGGACTGTGTCTGCTTGGTATGGAGCCACGAAGGTGAGATCCTTCAGGCCTTTCGGGGCCACCAGGGTCGTGGCATCAGGGCTTTAGCTGCCCATGAGAGGCAGGCCTGGGTGGTTACTGGGGGTGATGACTCAGGCATCCGGCTGTGGCACTTGGTAGGGCGTGGGTACCCAGGTTCGGGGGTCTCAGCTCTCTGCTTCAAGTCCCGTAGCAGGCCAGGTACCCTCAAGGCTGTGACGCTGGCTGGCTCATGGCGACTACTGGCAGTGACTGACACAGGGGTCCTGTACCTCTATGACTTTGAGGTCAAGTGCTGGGAGCAGCTGCTGGAGGATAAACGCTTCCAGTCCTACTGCCTCCTGGAGGCAGCCCCTGGTCCTGAGGGCTTTGGACTGTGTGCCATGGCCAATGGGGAGGGTCGTGTCAAGGTTGTCCCCATCAACACTCCAACAGCAGCTGTGGACCTGACCCTGTTCTGTGGGAAGGTGCATAGTCTGAGCTGGGCCTTGCGTGGCTATGAGGAGCTCCTGTTGCTGGCATCGGGCCCTGGTGGTGTGGTGGCTTGCCTGGAAATCTCAGCCGCACCCTCTGGCAAAGCCATCTTTGTAAAGGAACGTTGCCGGTACCTACTGCCTCCAAGCAAGCAGAGATGGCACACATGCAGTGCCTTCTTACCCCCTGGTGACTTCCTGGTGTGCGGGGACCGTCGGGGCTCTGTGTTGCTGTTCCCCTCCAGACCAGCTCTGCTCAAGGATCTTGGGATTGGGGGCAAGGCCGGAGCTGTCACTGGAGCACTTGAAGCAGGTAGTGGCAGTGGTGGGGATGAAACTGAGTGGGGCCCTGTGtccaccctcccttctctgcaCGGGAAGCAGGGTGTGACCTCGGTCACCTGCCATGGTGGCTACGTGTATACCACAGGGCGTGATGGCGCCTATTACCAGCTCTTTGTGCGAGGTGGCCAACTCCAGCCAGTCCTAAGGCAGAAGTCCTGTCGAGGCATGAACTGGGTGGCTGGGCTCCGTATGATGGCTGATGGGAGTATGGTCATCCTGGGTTTCCATGCCAATGAGTTTGTGGTGTGGAGTCCCCGATCCCATGAAAAGCTGCACATCGTTAACTGTGGTGGAGGGCACCGCTCCTGGGCCTTCTCTGATACCGAGGCGGCTATGGCCTTTGCCTACCTCAAGGATGGGGATGTCATGCTGTACCGGGCTCTGGGTGGCTGTACTAGGCCACACGTGATCCTCCGGGAGAGCCTGCATGGCCGTGAGATCACTTGTGTAAAGCGTGTGGGCACCATCACTCTGGGACCTGAATTTGAGATGCCCAGCTTCATGCAGCCTGACTACTTGGAGCCCGGCAGCGAGGGGCCTGGCCTGACTGACATTGTGATCACATGCAGCGAGGACACCACTGTCTGTGTCCTGGCGCTCCCCACAGCCACTGGCTCGGCCCATGCACTTACAGCTGTCTGTAATCACGTCTCCTCGGTGCGTGCGCTGGCTGTGTGGGGCATTGGTACCCCAGGTGGCCCTCAGGATCCTCGGCCAGGCCTGACTGCTCATGTGGTGTCTGCGGGGGGCCGGGCTGAGATGCATTGCTTCAGCATCATGGTCACCCCAGACCCCAGCACCCCGAGCCGCCTCGCCTGCCACGTCATGCACCTTTCGTCCCACCGGCTAGACGAGTACTGGGACCGGCAGCGCAATCGGCACCGGATGATCAAGGTGGATCCAGAGACCAG GTATATGTCCCTAGCTATCTGTGAGCTCGACAGGCCTGGCCTTGGCCCCCTTGTGGCTGCAGCCTGCAGTGATGGAGCAGTGAG GCTCTTTCTTTTGCAGGACTCTGGGCGGCGGCTGCAGCTCCTGGCTGAAACCTTCCACCACAAGCGGTGTGTCCTTAAGGTCCATTCCTTTACACATGAGGCACCCAACCAGCGGCG GAGGCTGTTCCTGTGCAGTGCAGCTACTGATGGCAGCTTGGCCTTCTGGGATCTCACTACTGTGCTAGACCATGGTTCCACTGCCCTGGAGCCTCCAACGGACCCCGGGCTTCCCTACC GACTGGGCACCCCCTGCCTGACCCTCCAGGCTCATAGCTGTGGTGTCAACAGCCTGCACACCTTGCCCACACGTGAGGGCCAACTTGTGGCCAGTGGCAGTGAGGATGGCTCCCTCCATGTCTTTGTGCTGGCTGTGGAGGCACCAGAGCTGGAAGAGGCCGCTGGGGGTGCTGAGCTGGTGCCCCAGTTGCATGTGCTAGAGGAATACTCTGTCCCCTGTGCACATGCTGCCCATGTGACAGGCCTCAAGATCCTAAGCCCAAGCCTTATGGTCTCAGCCTCCATCGACCAACGGCTGACCTTCTGGCGTCTGGGGCATGGTGAGCCCACCTTCATGAACAGTACCGTGTACCACGTCCCAGATGTGGCTGACATGGACTGCTGGCCTGTGAGCCCTGAGTTTGGCCACCGCTGTGCTCTTGGGGGCCAGGGGCTTGAGGTTTACAACTGGTATGATTGA
- the WDR6 gene encoding WD repeat-containing protein 6 isoform X3, whose amino-acid sequence MDAHEDYVWPRATSELILLPVTGLECVGDRLLAGEGPDVLVYSLDFGGHLRMMKRVQNLLGHYLIHGFRVRPEPNGDLDSEAMVAVFGSKGLRVVKVSWGQGRFRELWRSGLWNMSDWIWDARWLEGNIALALGHNSVVLYDPVVGCMLQEVPCTDRCTLSSACLIGDTWKELTIVAGAVSNQLLVWYPAAALIDNKPVAPDRRVSGHVGVIFSMSYLESKGLLATASEDRSVRIWKVGDLRVPGGRVQNIGHCFGHSARVWQVKLLENYLISAGEDCVCLVWSHEGEILQAFRGHQGRGIRALAAHERQAWVVTGGDDSGIRLWHLVGRGYPGSGVSALCFKSRSRPGTLKAVTLAGSWRLLAVTDTGVLYLYDFEVKCWEQLLEDKRFQSYCLLEAAPGPEGFGLCAMANGEGRVKVVPINTPTAAVDLTLFCGKVHSLSWALRGYEELLLLASGPGGVVACLEISAAPSGKAIFVKERCRYLLPPSKQRWHTCSAFLPPGDFLVCGDRRGSVLLFPSRPALLKDLGIGGKAGAVTGALEAGRDGAYYQLFVRGGQLQPVLRQKSCRGMNWVAGLRMMADGSMVILGFHANEFVVWSPRSHEKLHIVNCGGGHRSWAFSDTEAAMAFAYLKDGDVMLYRALGGCTRPHVILRESLHGREITCVKRVGTITLGPEFEMPSFMQPDYLEPGSEGPGLTDIVITCSEDTTVCVLALPTATGSAHALTAVCNHVSSVRALAVWGIGTPGGPQDPRPGLTAHVVSAGGRAEMHCFSIMVTPDPSTPSRLACHVMHLSSHRLDEYWDRQRNRHRMIKVDPETRYMSLAICELDRPGLGPLVAAACSDGAVRLFLLQDSGRRLQLLAETFHHKRCVLKVHSFTHEAPNQRRRLFLCSAATDGSLAFWDLTTVLDHGSTALEPPTDPGLPYRLGTPCLTLQAHSCGVNSLHTLPTREGQLVASGSEDGSLHVFVLAVEAPELEEAAGGAELVPQLHVLEEYSVPCAHAAHVTGLKILSPSLMVSASIDQRLTFWRLGHGEPTFMNSTVYHVPDVADMDCWPVSPEFGHRCALGGQGLEVYNWYD is encoded by the exons GTGAGGGGCCAGATGTCCTGGTGTACAGCCTCGATTTTGGTGGCCATCTGCGGATGATGAAGCgcgtgcagaacctgcttggccACTATCTTATCCATGGGTTCCGGGTGCGACCAGAACCAAACGGAGACCTTGACTCGGAGGCTATGGTGGCTGTGTTTGGGAGCAAGGGACTCCGAGTTGTGAAAGTTAGCTGGGGACAGGGCCGCTTCCGGGAGCTCTGGCGCTCTGGCCTATGGAACATGTCTGACTGGATCTGGGATGCACGTTGGCTTGAGGGGAACATAGCCTTGGCCCTGGGCCATAACTCAGTAGTGCTATACGACCCTGTGGTAGGGTGCATGCTGCAGGAGGTGCCCTGCACAGACAGGTGCACCCTCTCCTCAGCCTGTCTGATCGGAGACACCTGGAAGGAGCTGACCATAGTGGCAGGTGCTGTTTCCAATCAGCTCCTTGTCTGGTACCCAGCAGCTGCCTTAATAGATAATAAGCCTGTGGCCCCTGACCGACGGGTCAGTGGGCATGTGGGTGTCATCTTCAGCATGTCGTACCTGGAAAGTAAAGGCTTGTTGGCCACAGCTTCAGAAGACCGAAGTGTCCGCATCTGGAAGGTGGGTGACCTGCGGGTGCCTGGGGGTCGGGTACAGAATATTGGGCACTGCTTTGGGCACAGTGCCCGTGTGTGGCAGGTCAAGCTACTAGAGAATTACCTTATCAGTGCTGGAGAGGACTGTGTCTGCTTGGTATGGAGCCACGAAGGTGAGATCCTTCAGGCCTTTCGGGGCCACCAGGGTCGTGGCATCAGGGCTTTAGCTGCCCATGAGAGGCAGGCCTGGGTGGTTACTGGGGGTGATGACTCAGGCATCCGGCTGTGGCACTTGGTAGGGCGTGGGTACCCAGGTTCGGGGGTCTCAGCTCTCTGCTTCAAGTCCCGTAGCAGGCCAGGTACCCTCAAGGCTGTGACGCTGGCTGGCTCATGGCGACTACTGGCAGTGACTGACACAGGGGTCCTGTACCTCTATGACTTTGAGGTCAAGTGCTGGGAGCAGCTGCTGGAGGATAAACGCTTCCAGTCCTACTGCCTCCTGGAGGCAGCCCCTGGTCCTGAGGGCTTTGGACTGTGTGCCATGGCCAATGGGGAGGGTCGTGTCAAGGTTGTCCCCATCAACACTCCAACAGCAGCTGTGGACCTGACCCTGTTCTGTGGGAAGGTGCATAGTCTGAGCTGGGCCTTGCGTGGCTATGAGGAGCTCCTGTTGCTGGCATCGGGCCCTGGTGGTGTGGTGGCTTGCCTGGAAATCTCAGCCGCACCCTCTGGCAAAGCCATCTTTGTAAAGGAACGTTGCCGGTACCTACTGCCTCCAAGCAAGCAGAGATGGCACACATGCAGTGCCTTCTTACCCCCTGGTGACTTCCTGGTGTGCGGGGACCGTCGGGGCTCTGTGTTGCTGTTCCCCTCCAGACCAGCTCTGCTCAAGGATCTTGGGATTGGGGGCAAGGCCGGAGCTGTCACTGGAGCACTTGAAGCAG GGCGTGATGGCGCCTATTACCAGCTCTTTGTGCGAGGTGGCCAACTCCAGCCAGTCCTAAGGCAGAAGTCCTGTCGAGGCATGAACTGGGTGGCTGGGCTCCGTATGATGGCTGATGGGAGTATGGTCATCCTGGGTTTCCATGCCAATGAGTTTGTGGTGTGGAGTCCCCGATCCCATGAAAAGCTGCACATCGTTAACTGTGGTGGAGGGCACCGCTCCTGGGCCTTCTCTGATACCGAGGCGGCTATGGCCTTTGCCTACCTCAAGGATGGGGATGTCATGCTGTACCGGGCTCTGGGTGGCTGTACTAGGCCACACGTGATCCTCCGGGAGAGCCTGCATGGCCGTGAGATCACTTGTGTAAAGCGTGTGGGCACCATCACTCTGGGACCTGAATTTGAGATGCCCAGCTTCATGCAGCCTGACTACTTGGAGCCCGGCAGCGAGGGGCCTGGCCTGACTGACATTGTGATCACATGCAGCGAGGACACCACTGTCTGTGTCCTGGCGCTCCCCACAGCCACTGGCTCGGCCCATGCACTTACAGCTGTCTGTAATCACGTCTCCTCGGTGCGTGCGCTGGCTGTGTGGGGCATTGGTACCCCAGGTGGCCCTCAGGATCCTCGGCCAGGCCTGACTGCTCATGTGGTGTCTGCGGGGGGCCGGGCTGAGATGCATTGCTTCAGCATCATGGTCACCCCAGACCCCAGCACCCCGAGCCGCCTCGCCTGCCACGTCATGCACCTTTCGTCCCACCGGCTAGACGAGTACTGGGACCGGCAGCGCAATCGGCACCGGATGATCAAGGTGGATCCAGAGACCAG GTATATGTCCCTAGCTATCTGTGAGCTCGACAGGCCTGGCCTTGGCCCCCTTGTGGCTGCAGCCTGCAGTGATGGAGCAGTGAG GCTCTTTCTTTTGCAGGACTCTGGGCGGCGGCTGCAGCTCCTGGCTGAAACCTTCCACCACAAGCGGTGTGTCCTTAAGGTCCATTCCTTTACACATGAGGCACCCAACCAGCGGCG GAGGCTGTTCCTGTGCAGTGCAGCTACTGATGGCAGCTTGGCCTTCTGGGATCTCACTACTGTGCTAGACCATGGTTCCACTGCCCTGGAGCCTCCAACGGACCCCGGGCTTCCCTACC GACTGGGCACCCCCTGCCTGACCCTCCAGGCTCATAGCTGTGGTGTCAACAGCCTGCACACCTTGCCCACACGTGAGGGCCAACTTGTGGCCAGTGGCAGTGAGGATGGCTCCCTCCATGTCTTTGTGCTGGCTGTGGAGGCACCAGAGCTGGAAGAGGCCGCTGGGGGTGCTGAGCTGGTGCCCCAGTTGCATGTGCTAGAGGAATACTCTGTCCCCTGTGCACATGCTGCCCATGTGACAGGCCTCAAGATCCTAAGCCCAAGCCTTATGGTCTCAGCCTCCATCGACCAACGGCTGACCTTCTGGCGTCTGGGGCATGGTGAGCCCACCTTCATGAACAGTACCGTGTACCACGTCCCAGATGTGGCTGACATGGACTGCTGGCCTGTGAGCCCTGAGTTTGGCCACCGCTGTGCTCTTGGGGGCCAGGGGCTTGAGGTTTACAACTGGTATGATTGA
- the WDR6 gene encoding WD repeat-containing protein 6 isoform X1 has translation MDAHEDYVWPRATSELILLPVTGLECVGDRLLAGEGPDVLVYSLDFGGHLRMMKRVQNLLGHYLIHGFRVRPEPNGDLDSEAMVAVFGSKGLRVVKVSWGQGRFRELWRSGLWNMSDWIWDARWLEGNIALALGHNSVVLYDPVVGCMLQEVPCTDRCTLSSACLIGDTWKELTIVAGAVSNQLLVWYPAAALIDNKPVAPDRRVSGHVGVIFSMSYLESKGLLATASEDRSVRIWKVGDLRVPGGRVQNIGHCFGHSARVWQVKLLENYLISAGEDCVCLVWSHEGEILQAFRGHQGRGIRALAAHERQAWVVTGGDDSGIRLWHLVGRGYPGSGVSALCFKSRSRPGTLKAVTLAGSWRLLAVTDTGVLYLYDFEVKCWEQLLEDKRFQSYCLLEAAPGPEGFGLCAMANGEGRVKVVPINTPTAAVDLTLFCGKVHSLSWALRGYEELLLLASGPGGVVACLEISAAPSGKAIFVKERCRYLLPPSKQRWHTCSAFLPPGDFLVCGDRRGSVLLFPSRPALLKDLGIGGKAGAVTGALEAGSGSGGDETEWGPVSTLPSLHGKQGVTSVTCHGGYVYTTGRDGAYYQLFVRGGQLQPVLRQKSCRGMNWVAGLRMMADGSMVILGFHANEFVVWSPRSHEKLHIVNCGGGHRSWAFSDTEAAMAFAYLKDGDVMLYRALGGCTRPHVILRESLHGREITCVKRVGTITLGPEFEMPSFMQPDYLEPGSEGPGLTDIVITCSEDTTVCVLALPTATGSAHALTAVCNHVSSVRALAVWGIGTPGGPQDPRPGLTAHVVSAGGRAEMHCFSIMVTPDPSTPSRLACHVMHLSSHRLDEYWDRQRNRHRMIKVDPETRYMSLAICELDRPGLGPLVAAACSDGAVRLFLLQDSGRRLQLLAETFHHKRCVLKVHSFTHEAPNQRRRLFLCSAATDGSLAFWDLTTVLDHGSTALEPPTDPGLPYRLGTPCLTLQAHSCGVNSLHTLPTREGQLVASGSEDGSLHVFVLAVEAPELEEAAGGAELVPQLHVLEEYSVPCAHAAHVTGLKILSPSLMVSASIDQRLTFWRLGHGEPTFMNSTVYHVPDVADMDCWPVSPEFGHRCALGGQGLEVYNWYD, from the exons GTGAGGGGCCAGATGTCCTGGTGTACAGCCTCGATTTTGGTGGCCATCTGCGGATGATGAAGCgcgtgcagaacctgcttggccACTATCTTATCCATGGGTTCCGGGTGCGACCAGAACCAAACGGAGACCTTGACTCGGAGGCTATGGTGGCTGTGTTTGGGAGCAAGGGACTCCGAGTTGTGAAAGTTAGCTGGGGACAGGGCCGCTTCCGGGAGCTCTGGCGCTCTGGCCTATGGAACATGTCTGACTGGATCTGGGATGCACGTTGGCTTGAGGGGAACATAGCCTTGGCCCTGGGCCATAACTCAGTAGTGCTATACGACCCTGTGGTAGGGTGCATGCTGCAGGAGGTGCCCTGCACAGACAGGTGCACCCTCTCCTCAGCCTGTCTGATCGGAGACACCTGGAAGGAGCTGACCATAGTGGCAGGTGCTGTTTCCAATCAGCTCCTTGTCTGGTACCCAGCAGCTGCCTTAATAGATAATAAGCCTGTGGCCCCTGACCGACGGGTCAGTGGGCATGTGGGTGTCATCTTCAGCATGTCGTACCTGGAAAGTAAAGGCTTGTTGGCCACAGCTTCAGAAGACCGAAGTGTCCGCATCTGGAAGGTGGGTGACCTGCGGGTGCCTGGGGGTCGGGTACAGAATATTGGGCACTGCTTTGGGCACAGTGCCCGTGTGTGGCAGGTCAAGCTACTAGAGAATTACCTTATCAGTGCTGGAGAGGACTGTGTCTGCTTGGTATGGAGCCACGAAGGTGAGATCCTTCAGGCCTTTCGGGGCCACCAGGGTCGTGGCATCAGGGCTTTAGCTGCCCATGAGAGGCAGGCCTGGGTGGTTACTGGGGGTGATGACTCAGGCATCCGGCTGTGGCACTTGGTAGGGCGTGGGTACCCAGGTTCGGGGGTCTCAGCTCTCTGCTTCAAGTCCCGTAGCAGGCCAGGTACCCTCAAGGCTGTGACGCTGGCTGGCTCATGGCGACTACTGGCAGTGACTGACACAGGGGTCCTGTACCTCTATGACTTTGAGGTCAAGTGCTGGGAGCAGCTGCTGGAGGATAAACGCTTCCAGTCCTACTGCCTCCTGGAGGCAGCCCCTGGTCCTGAGGGCTTTGGACTGTGTGCCATGGCCAATGGGGAGGGTCGTGTCAAGGTTGTCCCCATCAACACTCCAACAGCAGCTGTGGACCTGACCCTGTTCTGTGGGAAGGTGCATAGTCTGAGCTGGGCCTTGCGTGGCTATGAGGAGCTCCTGTTGCTGGCATCGGGCCCTGGTGGTGTGGTGGCTTGCCTGGAAATCTCAGCCGCACCCTCTGGCAAAGCCATCTTTGTAAAGGAACGTTGCCGGTACCTACTGCCTCCAAGCAAGCAGAGATGGCACACATGCAGTGCCTTCTTACCCCCTGGTGACTTCCTGGTGTGCGGGGACCGTCGGGGCTCTGTGTTGCTGTTCCCCTCCAGACCAGCTCTGCTCAAGGATCTTGGGATTGGGGGCAAGGCCGGAGCTGTCACTGGAGCACTTGAAGCAGGTAGTGGCAGTGGTGGGGATGAAACTGAGTGGGGCCCTGTGtccaccctcccttctctgcaCGGGAAGCAGGGTGTGACCTCGGTCACCTGCCATGGTGGCTACGTGTATACCACAGGGCGTGATGGCGCCTATTACCAGCTCTTTGTGCGAGGTGGCCAACTCCAGCCAGTCCTAAGGCAGAAGTCCTGTCGAGGCATGAACTGGGTGGCTGGGCTCCGTATGATGGCTGATGGGAGTATGGTCATCCTGGGTTTCCATGCCAATGAGTTTGTGGTGTGGAGTCCCCGATCCCATGAAAAGCTGCACATCGTTAACTGTGGTGGAGGGCACCGCTCCTGGGCCTTCTCTGATACCGAGGCGGCTATGGCCTTTGCCTACCTCAAGGATGGGGATGTCATGCTGTACCGGGCTCTGGGTGGCTGTACTAGGCCACACGTGATCCTCCGGGAGAGCCTGCATGGCCGTGAGATCACTTGTGTAAAGCGTGTGGGCACCATCACTCTGGGACCTGAATTTGAGATGCCCAGCTTCATGCAGCCTGACTACTTGGAGCCCGGCAGCGAGGGGCCTGGCCTGACTGACATTGTGATCACATGCAGCGAGGACACCACTGTCTGTGTCCTGGCGCTCCCCACAGCCACTGGCTCGGCCCATGCACTTACAGCTGTCTGTAATCACGTCTCCTCGGTGCGTGCGCTGGCTGTGTGGGGCATTGGTACCCCAGGTGGCCCTCAGGATCCTCGGCCAGGCCTGACTGCTCATGTGGTGTCTGCGGGGGGCCGGGCTGAGATGCATTGCTTCAGCATCATGGTCACCCCAGACCCCAGCACCCCGAGCCGCCTCGCCTGCCACGTCATGCACCTTTCGTCCCACCGGCTAGACGAGTACTGGGACCGGCAGCGCAATCGGCACCGGATGATCAAGGTGGATCCAGAGACCAG GTATATGTCCCTAGCTATCTGTGAGCTCGACAGGCCTGGCCTTGGCCCCCTTGTGGCTGCAGCCTGCAGTGATGGAGCAGTGAG GCTCTTTCTTTTGCAGGACTCTGGGCGGCGGCTGCAGCTCCTGGCTGAAACCTTCCACCACAAGCGGTGTGTCCTTAAGGTCCATTCCTTTACACATGAGGCACCCAACCAGCGGCG GAGGCTGTTCCTGTGCAGTGCAGCTACTGATGGCAGCTTGGCCTTCTGGGATCTCACTACTGTGCTAGACCATGGTTCCACTGCCCTGGAGCCTCCAACGGACCCCGGGCTTCCCTACC GACTGGGCACCCCCTGCCTGACCCTCCAGGCTCATAGCTGTGGTGTCAACAGCCTGCACACCTTGCCCACACGTGAGGGCCAACTTGTGGCCAGTGGCAGTGAGGATGGCTCCCTCCATGTCTTTGTGCTGGCTGTGGAGGCACCAGAGCTGGAAGAGGCCGCTGGGGGTGCTGAGCTGGTGCCCCAGTTGCATGTGCTAGAGGAATACTCTGTCCCCTGTGCACATGCTGCCCATGTGACAGGCCTCAAGATCCTAAGCCCAAGCCTTATGGTCTCAGCCTCCATCGACCAACGGCTGACCTTCTGGCGTCTGGGGCATGGTGAGCCCACCTTCATGAACAGTACCGTGTACCACGTCCCAGATGTGGCTGACATGGACTGCTGGCCTGTGAGCCCTGAGTTTGGCCACCGCTGTGCTCTTGGGGGCCAGGGGCTTGAGGTTTACAACTGGTATGATTGA